One Setaria italica strain Yugu1 chromosome II, Setaria_italica_v2.0, whole genome shotgun sequence DNA segment encodes these proteins:
- the LOC101761429 gene encoding uncharacterized protein LOC101761429 isoform X3: MDGASWPARWPPPAPPAAPVPPLPNQMDGVTLRHLLRPFAAQEAAAGGRATAAPEQLITNPSTSQSGQPARAGPSNELLAQVPGSYSTFSLAPDLKALFDKPNASNAADVIDLTRTPPLCSAATLPKYSRHGLTASSSNEQSSAGALFLNKSANGMGTFTGEVSTNEGMANGGIQLQDSSLHALQKLPFRSTTHHHPTLLGDRIHVTCLNVGGEFFVGEAGLFGIICLCHRLRMSVAKFCEHAGGTPEKAGEIVHVENGMTIAQWFKFCIGVAGSIANTRWDWPDWACMKSSPEEYMLKSLASRNSGTGKVRLLGGYGKINGLINNPAYSSDLYIEGGGCTNVDKQMNGSVGTNYKKSVDVHEGLTKDSALLQNSTTMNVGLARNHTVHALNLNPLSTPSGSLHSEASMGRHYKGNHLAHNYGICLEKNLDASFRNPEPRSSRVVNHDSRACRPDFPHKILQDTLCNTSNTELKLGQSSYHQSMTTLFPLVQSAVIEFQKPQSHRPLINQNPCPKQATKVNNNLAEPEHNGPSISTGNKQPLLVTNGTKHSEVGELTDDTSKNSFISLFLSHLERNSTPEPIDDILNSNEHYHPKALDVACGSDHPKNASRHIETRVNDNHPKLAPTIIHMKRRSEGISLSASYSGYNPQDASHGNSQEHLIHGDCPSHLLPNQPNAGISNCARVSCPANCMCCTHMGNKSHQVAHGEIGVPCFYDKMDFVQARGHGTFERVDDLCTHRSLRAFAKISCENGKSCCSSQEFLPSFCQNDPSTLGKSICGCCCKIQEGVSKLGFIPGHLCRTRFSSDLGPVVSSKPTLEGQDELCACSSFMQRSSLCSREHILQSCYACPIDGLHYRNSMGHATDSLTKHSLFDGRSTKEQGPCCNGRCCYSVVPKCLSSCAFTKHCDVRVDQIGHTAPISKHQMQMPTRCCTLEENEKLTCQCLSNRIAGRSLSQASRCKDVSDKVMNQPSIAITERLKNISEASVADDSSSKAVTERKGPSKDSVVSKGQPKFGFSSGSSSIVVTKFQMSPEVHKVSSTAKHRKHKNVCDEGSRIEKCSASSYVPASSTGCEEALNSFTRSQLAPSRVKRKGNQISVGSRLEEKDNEELCFGLPKRMRTLRCSSKNSESEDCTRTSSQSSQKGGCQPQNEVNSFSCRVLRTKRKHPTMQLNKPVKQLHSQNKVFKGDGKLPDTKGNFFGGLDSFDRKKQVEDTTPGRTKHHQEGSRAFVRKLPKYVSLNCIVNEPNSEDACSGSAGIDSSLIATGMANDNRKSPKIVPLSLVLKKAKRCHSVKLCKTESTHLYEKKGSDCSVNSSSDCSVDKCPIDDEGCSPQAEYEMQGSKRSRYSSNGLRSHFMAHCKRPSGVLGEDDPLGLKDMETNRLSITSSRSNGTKNRRASVSLTRIKRHKKFANKSACYSSSGKENAVLTHEENVRRDSGRLSLDAPCCVCGISDPEPCNQFIECCKCYIKVHQACYGVLKVPRGQWFCRPCKTNTLNTALNILSAIGLRNPVDSARGDSIANGENITSNSWTSINHNSSLLGPRTMQWVHMVCGLWTPGTKCPNATTMSAFDVSGASPAKRNTACSICGRTGGSFIKCRDVNCLVLFHPWCAHQRGLLQSEPEGERNENVGFYGRCIDHANDFSSRINPKECLRSSSWTCARTEGFKGRKGEGFHGSSHKKSEEYSGEFSVSQEQINAWLRINGSKPSGRGQKEYIHYKQLKGWKHLVVYKSGIHGLGLYTSVFIPRGSMVVEYVGEIVGQRVADKREIEYQSGKRLQYKSACYFFKIDREHIIDATRKGGIARFVNHSCQPNCVAKIISVRNEKKVMFFAERHINPGEEITYDYHFNREDEGQRIPCFCRSRYCRRYLN, translated from the exons ATGGACGGCGCGTCGTGGCCCGCGCGgtggcctccgccggcgccccccgctgcgccggtgccgccgctgccgaacCAG ATGGACGGCGTCACTCTGCGCCACCTGCTCCGCCCCTTCGCCGCgcaggaggccgcggcgggtgGCCGAGCGACGGCAGCGCCAGAGCAGCTGATCACAAATCCGTCGACCTCGCAGTCCGGCCAGCCTGCGAGAGCTGGGCCGAGCAACGAGTTGCTTGCTCAAGTTCCGGGGAGCTATTCCACTTTCAGCCTTGCGCCGGACCTTAAGGCATTGTTCGATAAGCCAAACGCGAGCAATGCTGCTGATGTCATTGATCTTACTCGGACACCCCCGCTCTGTAGTGCTGCCACTCTGCCCAAGTATTCAAGACATGGATTGACAGCTAGCAGTAGCAATGAGCAGTCCTCTGCTGGAGCACTTTTTCTGAATAAAAGTGCTAATGGAATGGGTACTTTTACTGGGGAAGTTTCAACTAATGAAG GAATGGCAAATGGTGGCATACAGTTACAGGATTCAAGTCTGCATGCACTGCAGAAATTGCCATTCAGATCGACGACTCATCATCATCCTACGCTGCTTGGTGATCGTATCCATGTCACCTGTCTGAACGTCG GTGGAGAGTTCTTTGTGGGTGAAGCTGGGCTCTTTGGAATCATTTGCCTGTGTCATCGGTTGAGAATGTCTGTAGCTAAATTCTGCGAG CATGCGGGTGGAACTCCAGAAAAAGCTGGTGAAATTGTCCACGTGGAGAATGGCATGACTATTGCGCAATGGTTCAAATTCTGCATAGGA GTGGCGGGATCTATTGCTAATACCAGGTGGGATTGGCCAGACTGGGCATGTATGAAAAGTTCTCCAGAAGAATACATGTTGAAAAGTCTTGCTTCAAGAAACAGTGGTACAGGAAAAGTAAGGTTGTTAGGTGGATATGGAAAAATCAATGGACTTATAAACAACCCAGCTTATTCCAGCGATCTGTACATCGAAGGTGGAGGATGCACTAATGTTGATAAGCAAATGAATGGGTCAGTTGGAACAAATTACAAAAAGAGCGTTGATGTGCACGAAGGTTTAACAAAGGACTCTGCTTTACTACAGAATTCCACAACAATGAATGTAGGGCTCGCTAGAAACCATACGGTTCATGCATTAAACCTGAACCCTCTTAGCACACCTAGTGGAAGCCTACACTCTGAAGCAAGCATGGGAAGACATTACAAAGGAAATCACTTGGCACATAATTATGGAATCTGTTTGGAGAAAAACCTTGATGCCTCTTTTCGTAATCCTGAGCCACGTTCCTCAAGAGTTGTGAACCATGATAGTAGGGCGTGCAGACCTGATTTCCCCCACAAAATATTGCAGGACACTTTGTGCAACACTTCAAACACTGAATTAAAGCTTGGACAATCTTCTTATCATCAATCTATGACCACTCTATTTCCATTGGTACAGTCGGCGGTCATTGAATTTCAGAAACCTCAATCACACAGGCCATTGATAAATCAGA ATCCTTGCCCAAAGCAAGCAACAAAGGTCAACAACAATCTAGCTGAACCTGAACATAATGGACCATCCATTAGTACTGGAAATAAGCAACCACTTCTAGTTACTAATGGAACAAAACATTCTGAAGTTGGTGAGCTTACGGATGATACATCCAAGAATTCATTTATCTCATTATTTCTTTCACACCTTGAGAGAAATAGTACACCTGAACCCATTGACGATATTCTCAACAGTAACGAGCATTATCATCCTAAGGCCCTGGATGTCGCATGTGGTTCTGATCATCCAAAAAATGCCAGTAGACATATTGAGACAAGGGTTAATGATAATCATCCAAAGTTGGCCCCAACCATTATTCATATGAAAAGGAGATCAGAAGGCATTTCTCTTTCAGCATCTTACAGTGGATATAATCCTCAAGATGCATCCCATGGTAATAGTCAGGAACATTTGATTCATGGGGATTGCCCATCACATTTGCTGCCTAATCAACCTAATGCTGGAATCTCAAATTGTGCAAGAGTTTCATGTCCTGCAAATTGCATGTGCTGCACTCACATGGGTAATAAATCCCATCAGGTTGCACATGGTGAGATTGGGGTTCCCTGTTTCTATGATAAAATG GATTTTGTGCAGGCCAGGGGCCATGGTACTTTTGAGCGAGTTGATGACTTATGCACACATAGAAGTTTGAGAGCTTTTGCCAAAATCAGTTGTGAGAATGGGAAATCTTGCTGTTCTTCTCAGGAGTTTCTACCTAGCTTTTGCCAAAATGATCCGTCAACACTCGGAAAATCGATTTGTGGATGCTGTTGCAAAATTCAGGAAGGTGTTTCCAAGCTTGGTTTTATACCTGGTCACTTGTGCAGAACTCGTTTTTCTAGTGATCTTGGTCCAGTTGTATCAAGTAAGCCTACCCTTGAAG gGCAAGATGAACTTTGTGCCTGCTCCAGTTTTATGCAAAGATCGTCATTATGTTCTCGAGAACACATCTTGCAGTCTTGTTATGCATGCCCCATTGATGGATTGCACTACAGAAA TTCCATGGGACATGCAACAGACAGCTTGACAAAACACTCTCTGTTTGATGGACGTAGCACAAAAGAACAAGGTCCTTGTTGCAATGGAAGATGTTGCTATTCTGTAGTCCCAAAATGTTTGTCTAGTTGTGCCTTTACAAAGCACTGTGATGTCAGAGTTGATCAAATTGGTCATACTGCACCTATAAGCAAACACCAGATGCAAATGCCTACCAGATGCTGCACATTAGAGGAGAATGAGAAATTAACATGCCAATGCTTAAGCAATAGAATTGCAGGAAGAAGCTTATCTCAAGCTTCTCGTTGTAAAGATGTCTCTGATAAAGTAATGAACCAGCCTTCTATTGCAATAACGGAGAGGCTGAAGAATATATCCGAAGCTTCAGTGGCTGATGATAGTTCGTCCAAAGCCGTAACAGAGAGAAAGGGCCCTTCTAAAGATTCTGTAGTATCTAAAGGACAACCAAAGTTTGGTTTCTCTTCTGGATCATCAAGCATTGTGGTTACAAAGTTTCAGATGTCACCTGAAGTTCACAAAGTGTCATCTACTGCTAAACATAGGAAACATAAAAATGTATGTGATGAAGGATCAAGAATTGAGAAATGTTCAGCATCCAGCTATGTGCCTGCCAGTAGTACAGGATGTGAGGAAGCCCTAAATAGTTTTACCAGATCTCAGTTGGCTCCATCTCGAGTGAAGCGCAAGGGTAATCAGATTTCTGTGGGAAGTAGACTAGAGGAAAAGGACAATGAGGAGCTTTGTTTTGGGCTGCCAAAAAGAATGAGAACATTGAGGTGCTCTAGTAAAAATTCTGAATCAGAAGATTGTACTAGGACTAGTTCCCAGTCGTCCCAGAAGGGGGGTTGTCAACCACAAAATGAGGTTAACTCATTTTCTTGCAGGGTGTTGAGAACCAAGCGAAAACATCCTACCATGCAACTGAATAAGCCTGTGAAACAGCTTCATAGCCAGAACAAGGTTTTCAAAGGTGATGGCAAGCTACCAGATACCAAGGGAAATTTTTTTGGTGGATTAGATTCCTTTGATAGAAAAAAACAAGTAGAGGATACGACTCCGGGTAGAACAAAACATCACCAGGAAGGGAGTCGAGCATTTGTCCGCAAACTACCTAAATATGTGTCTCTAAACTGCATTGTTAATGAACCTAACAGTGAAGATGCTTGCAGTGGGAGTGCTGGAATTGATTCAAGTTTAATTGCCACGGGAATGGCAAATGATAACCGAAAATCTCCCAAAATCGTTCCACTCAGTCTGGTTCTTAAAAAGGCTAAGAGATGTCATTCTGTTAAACTCTGTAAGACCGAAAGCACCCACTTGTATGAAAAAAAGGGCTCAGATTGTTCTGTGAACAGCTCATCAGATTGTTCTGTAGATAAGTGCCCCATTGATGATGAAGGTTGCAGTCCACAAGCTGAATATGAAATGCAGGGTTCCAAAAGGAGTAGGTATTCATCTAATGGTTTGAGGTCACATTTTATGGCTCACTGCAAAAGACCATCTGGTG TTCTTGGAGAAGATGATCCTCTTGGTCTAAAAGATATGGAAACAAATCGCCTGTCaataacatcatcaagaagtAATG GGACCAAGAATCGAAGAGCAAGTGTATCCCTTACTAGGATTAAGAGGCATAAGAAATTTGCAAACAAATCAGCATGCTATTCCAGCAGTGGCAAAGAAAATGCTGTGCTAACCCATGAAGAAAATGTTAGGAG AGACAGTGGAAGACTCAGCTTAGATGCTCCATGCTGCGTTTGTGGAATCTCAGACCCAGAGCCTTGCAATCAATTTATAGAGTGCTGCAAGTGCTATATCAAA GTGCACCAAGCTTGTTATGGTGTTCTAAAAGTTCCTAGAGGTCAATGGTTCTGTAGACCCTGCAAGACTAATACCCTGAACACA GCTTTGAACATTTTGTCTGCAATAGGCCTGCGAAATCCAGTAGACAGTGCACGTGGGGATAGCATTGCGAATGGGGAGAACATTACCAGCAATTCCTGGACCTCTATTAATCACAATTCCAGTTTACTTGGACCACGAACAATGCAGTGGGTTCACATGGTCTGTGGACTTTGGACACCTGGCACAAAATGCCCAAATGCCACCACGATGAGTGCTTTTGATGTATCGGGTGCTTCACCTGCCAAGAGAAATACT GCATGTTCAATATGTGGCAGAACTGGGGGCTCATTTATTAAGTGCCGAGATGTAAATTGTTTGGTGCTCTTTCATCCTTGGTGTGCACATCAGAGG GGTTTGCTGCAAAGTGAGCCTGAAGGTGAGCGCAATGAAAATGTTGGCTTTTATGGGCGATGCATCGATCATGCTAATGATTTTTCTAGTCGCATTAATCCTAAGGAATGCTTGAGAAGCAGCAGCTGGACATGCGCACGTACAGAG GGTTTTAAAGGTCGAAAGGGAGAAGGCTTTCATGGTAGTAGTCACAAGAAATCTGAAGAGTACAGTGGTGAGTTCAGTGTTTCCCAAGAACAGATAAATGCTTGGTTACGCATAAATGGTTCGAAGCCTAGCGGGAGAGGACAG AAGGAATACATCCATTATAAGCAGTTAAAAGGATGGAAGCATTTGGTAGTGTACAAATCTGGCATACATGGACTTGGTCTCTACACATCAGTGTTTATTCCGCGTGGCTCTATG GTTGTAGAGTATGTGGGTGAAATTGTTGGGCAGCGGGTTGCCGACAAAAGAGAGATCGAATACCAGTCTGGGAAACGACTACAATATAAGAGTGCCTGTTATTTCTTTAAGATTGACAGGGAGCATATTATTGATGCCACCCGCAAAGGTGGGATTGCAAGATTTGTAAACCATTCATGCCAG CCAAACTGCGTTGCGAAAATAATCTCGGTCAGGAATGAGAAGAAG GTAATGTTCTTTGCAGAACGTCACATAAACCCAGGGGAGGAAATTACTTACGATTACCACTTTAACCGTGAAGATGAAGGCCAGAGGATCCCTTGCTTCTGTAGATCAAGATACTGCAGGCGTTACCTCAATTAG